In Streptomyces sp. NBC_00433, a single genomic region encodes these proteins:
- a CDS encoding S8 family serine peptidase, with protein MTLITGDTVTVTPGAAGTAPEVSVKRAPGATGSVRVSTEGASTYVYPDEATAYVAAGRLDKELFNVTQLISLGYDDKHTGELPLILTHTKDSATLADGAAKSRTTQEPDAALPGTETTLSLPAVHGEAVRTHRSKAAAFWSALTGPARHQVKPSTDRDSGTPDTAVAPPFAAGVDQVWLDGKAKATLADSTAQIGAPAVWAAGGTGAGVRVAVLDTGIDAEHPDFAKRIVASRSFIPGESTADVEGHGTHTASTVAGTGAASGGTERGVAPEADLLVGKVLNNQGYGQDSWIIAGMEWAARTEHAKVISMSLGDSTRHGQNDPVSQALNKLSAETGALFVVAAGNGGPDAYTLGAPGTADAALTVGAVDQSDKLAAFSSAGPRLLDDALKPDITAPGVGVLAARSHYLNDGSEDYYRSLDGTSMATPHVAGAAALLAQKHPEWTAQDIKNTLMSTSTRTPDYTPYQAGSGRVQLPAAYDAEAFATGAVDAGLVSWSPKADRRPISREITYTNVTGSPLGLDLSVDAGSSPATAFALGAGHVTVPAHGTARTELVVDPEGLAPGQYSAQVVASGRGLAGRVTLHTVAGVSVEPQKRNLTIKLKDRSGRPMSGGVLITGDNGVDSSVYVPEDGTLTSRWIPGTYTLRSYADVRGLHGPHSLGEAVLIDPEVDLTSDRTVVLDASQARQVKVATPEPTAVVQSRVDVWRSFTSTEPDPAAEDMFDAVFPPVAYDSLWALPTKGKVKKGSFAFGTRLRAVQAPLAVSYGGQHLDDAVLQPGTEALPDGTSHLDAVFAGDGSRAAYAGLSARGKAVVVRLGDVVSTDQEAAAAEAGAAMLVVVNKESGRLGDMWYGKPDFRTTGPVPVASVTLDEGEELIKELSKVGKKQVKLAVEVHATPAYLYDLADYHIGAVPEDPSADTDSRDLARIGLDFRAAPGQAGVEKRNDYPPYRWPGESGLQWAGAVNLPFPALPVAPGTRTDWVSTNGVRWQEFGAVDSYTTHTDTVTYKPGSEQEDRWFGPVTRPRLLSDDLLHRFPEGTLFADIDGGGDAGSAHNGTARQMTSLYQGDRELTETPFPSVGASDLAPERLPYRLVVDTTGDLGGGPYSSTTHTEWRFTSGAVTEPQPIPLAQLDYETDLDLQGRAKHRTDIAIRPTVVGESSAKDTVSSVLLDVSYDDGKTWHPQKLKEKKGTWQASLTAPSAAQYVSLRVTAGQRSGGGVTQTITRAFGLTP; from the coding sequence GTGACACTGATCACCGGCGACACGGTGACGGTGACTCCGGGAGCCGCCGGGACGGCTCCCGAGGTGAGCGTCAAGCGCGCACCGGGTGCGACGGGCTCGGTTCGCGTCTCCACCGAGGGCGCGAGCACCTATGTGTACCCGGACGAGGCCACGGCCTACGTCGCGGCCGGCCGGCTCGACAAGGAGCTCTTCAACGTCACCCAGCTCATATCCCTGGGCTATGACGACAAGCACACCGGTGAACTCCCGCTGATCCTCACCCACACGAAGGATTCAGCCACCCTCGCGGACGGTGCCGCGAAGAGCAGGACCACCCAGGAGCCCGACGCGGCGCTTCCGGGCACCGAGACCACGCTGAGCCTTCCCGCCGTCCACGGCGAAGCGGTCCGTACCCACCGGTCGAAGGCTGCCGCCTTCTGGTCGGCGCTCACCGGTCCGGCCCGGCACCAGGTCAAGCCGTCGACGGACCGGGACAGCGGCACACCGGACACCGCGGTGGCGCCCCCCTTCGCCGCAGGCGTCGACCAGGTCTGGCTCGACGGCAAGGCGAAGGCCACCCTCGCCGACTCCACGGCGCAGATCGGTGCCCCCGCTGTCTGGGCTGCCGGAGGCACCGGCGCCGGGGTCCGCGTCGCCGTCCTGGACACGGGCATCGACGCCGAGCATCCCGACTTCGCGAAGCGCATCGTGGCGTCCCGGAGTTTCATCCCGGGCGAGAGCACCGCTGACGTGGAAGGGCACGGCACCCACACCGCTTCCACCGTCGCGGGGACCGGCGCCGCGTCCGGCGGCACGGAACGGGGCGTCGCCCCCGAGGCCGATCTGCTGGTGGGCAAGGTCCTCAACAACCAGGGGTACGGGCAGGACTCCTGGATCATCGCAGGCATGGAGTGGGCGGCACGGACCGAGCACGCCAAGGTGATCAGCATGAGTCTCGGCGACTCGACCCGGCACGGCCAGAACGATCCGGTCAGCCAGGCACTGAACAAGCTGAGCGCCGAGACCGGAGCGCTCTTCGTCGTCGCCGCGGGCAACGGAGGCCCCGACGCCTACACCCTGGGCGCGCCGGGGACCGCGGACGCCGCGCTCACCGTCGGTGCGGTGGACCAGTCCGACAAGCTCGCCGCGTTCTCCAGCGCCGGGCCGCGTCTGCTCGACGACGCCCTCAAGCCCGACATCACCGCGCCCGGTGTGGGTGTGCTGGCGGCGCGTTCGCACTACCTCAACGACGGGAGCGAGGACTACTACAGGTCCCTCGACGGCACCTCCATGGCGACGCCGCACGTCGCCGGGGCCGCTGCTCTGCTGGCGCAGAAGCATCCCGAGTGGACCGCGCAGGACATCAAGAACACCTTGATGAGCACCAGCACGCGGACCCCCGACTACACCCCCTACCAGGCCGGCAGCGGCCGGGTGCAGCTGCCCGCCGCCTACGACGCCGAGGCCTTCGCCACCGGTGCGGTGGACGCGGGGCTCGTCTCCTGGTCGCCGAAGGCTGACCGCCGGCCGATCTCGCGCGAGATCACCTACACCAACGTCACGGGCAGCCCTCTCGGGCTGGATCTCTCCGTCGACGCGGGCAGCTCTCCCGCGACGGCCTTCGCGCTGGGCGCCGGCCACGTCACCGTGCCGGCGCACGGGACCGCGCGGACCGAGCTGGTGGTGGACCCGGAGGGGCTCGCCCCGGGTCAGTACTCCGCACAGGTCGTGGCGAGCGGCCGCGGTCTGGCCGGCCGCGTCACCCTGCACACGGTCGCGGGCGTCTCCGTCGAGCCCCAGAAGCGCAACCTCACCATCAAACTGAAGGACCGTTCGGGCCGGCCGATGAGCGGTGGGGTTCTGATCACGGGTGACAACGGTGTCGACTCCAGTGTGTATGTACCCGAGGACGGGACGCTCACCAGCCGCTGGATCCCCGGCACGTACACCCTCCGCAGCTATGCGGACGTGCGGGGCCTGCACGGGCCGCACTCGCTGGGGGAGGCCGTGCTCATCGATCCGGAGGTCGATCTGACGTCCGACCGGACGGTGGTGCTCGACGCCTCGCAGGCCCGCCAGGTGAAGGTGGCGACACCCGAGCCGACCGCCGTCGTCCAGAGCAGGGTCGACGTCTGGCGCTCCTTCACCTCGACCGAGCCCGACCCGGCCGCCGAGGACATGTTCGACGCGGTGTTCCCCCCTGTCGCCTACGACAGCCTGTGGGCTCTGCCGACCAAGGGCAAGGTGAAGAAGGGCAGTTTCGCCTTCGGCACCAGGCTCCGCGCGGTTCAGGCGCCACTGGCGGTGTCGTACGGCGGACAACACCTCGATGACGCGGTGCTGCAACCCGGCACCGAGGCGCTGCCTGACGGCACCTCCCACCTGGACGCCGTCTTCGCCGGAGACGGTTCGCGGGCCGCCTACGCCGGTCTGTCCGCACGCGGCAAGGCCGTGGTCGTGCGCCTCGGCGACGTGGTCTCCACGGACCAGGAAGCGGCGGCCGCGGAGGCCGGCGCCGCGATGCTCGTGGTCGTCAACAAGGAATCCGGCCGCCTGGGCGACATGTGGTACGGCAAGCCGGACTTCAGGACGACCGGGCCGGTCCCGGTCGCGTCGGTGACCCTGGACGAGGGCGAGGAGCTGATCAAGGAGCTTTCCAAGGTCGGCAAGAAGCAGGTGAAACTGGCGGTGGAGGTTCATGCCACGCCCGCTTACCTGTACGACCTGGCCGATTACCACATCGGCGCGGTGCCCGAGGATCCCTCCGCCGACACCGATTCCCGCGACCTCGCCCGGATCGGTCTCGACTTCAGGGCGGCCCCCGGCCAGGCCGGCGTCGAGAAGCGGAACGACTATCCCCCCTACCGGTGGCCGGGCGAGTCCGGGCTTCAGTGGGCGGGCGCCGTGAACCTTCCGTTCCCGGCGTTGCCTGTCGCCCCGGGGACGCGCACCGACTGGGTCTCCACCAACGGTGTCCGGTGGCAGGAGTTCGGCGCGGTGGACTCGTACACGACGCACACCGACACGGTGACCTACAAGCCGGGCAGCGAGCAGGAGGACCGTTGGTTCGGTCCCGTCACCCGGCCGCGCCTGCTCAGCGACGACCTTCTGCACCGCTTCCCGGAAGGGACGCTCTTCGCCGACATCGACGGGGGCGGTGACGCGGGATCCGCGCACAACGGCACGGCCAGGCAGATGACCTCGTTGTACCAGGGCGACCGGGAGCTGACCGAGACCCCCTTCCCCAGCGTCGGCGCCAGCGACCTGGCACCGGAGAGGCTTCCGTACCGGCTGGTCGTCGACACCACCGGCGACCTGGGAGGCGGCCCCTACTCCTCCACCACCCACACCGAGTGGCGGTTCACCTCCGGCGCGGTCACCGAACCGCAGCCGATCCCCCTGGCCCAGCTGGACTACGAGACGGACCTCGACCTTCAGGGCCGGGCGAAGCACAGGACGGACATCGCCATCAGGCCCACGGTGGTCGGCGAATCCTCCGCGAAGGACACGGTCTCCTCGGTCCTGCTCGACGTCTCCTACGACGACGGGAAGACCTGGCACCCGCAGAAACTGAAGGAGAAGAAGGGAACCTGGCAGGCGTCGCTGACCGCGCCGTCCGCAGCGCAGTACGTCTCGCTCCGGGTCACCGCCGGGCAGCGGAGTGGCGGCGGCGTCACTCAGACCATCACCCGGGCCTTCGGTCTCACACCGTGA
- a CDS encoding DUF1330 domain-containing protein codes for MSTYLINHLRIPGGVPNEAGLSYLEQVEATVQPYGGRWLANGEADVVEGAWPGLVVLMEFPDRAAADAWYNSPEYQAIRPLRVNSSIADLVLIDSLPEGYTVRGFAQQVRAAVQAASGSRD; via the coding sequence ATGAGCACATACCTGATCAACCACCTCCGCATCCCCGGCGGCGTCCCGAACGAGGCGGGGCTGTCCTACCTCGAACAGGTCGAGGCCACGGTGCAGCCCTACGGCGGCAGGTGGCTTGCCAACGGCGAGGCCGATGTCGTGGAAGGGGCGTGGCCGGGCCTGGTCGTCCTCATGGAGTTCCCCGACCGTGCCGCCGCCGACGCCTGGTACAACTCGCCGGAATACCAGGCGATCCGGCCCCTGCGCGTCAACAGTTCGATCGCCGACCTCGTGCTGATCGACAGCCTCCCCGAGGGCTATACGGTGCGGGGATTCGCCCAGCAGGTCAGGGCTGCCGTCCAGGCGGCATCCGGGTCCCGGGACTGA
- a CDS encoding TetR family transcriptional regulator, producing the protein MGRVSQAEAKANRERVVEAASRLIRERGVAEVGIVDVMQSIGLTQGGFYKQFASKSALVDEAIAKGLADNIRDLVSLDEVAGDHGAAWRSLVESYLSVEHRDDPGGGCPTAGFAGDTARHPEHRGTYAAGVEEMAAWIAPGNAGLAALATLVGGILLARATSGTGLSTRILTAVGEAATKPAGGPSADDAHAAAASPPGAV; encoded by the coding sequence ATGGGCCGCGTCTCACAAGCGGAAGCGAAGGCCAACCGGGAGCGGGTGGTGGAGGCCGCCTCCCGCCTGATACGGGAGAGGGGCGTCGCCGAGGTCGGCATCGTCGATGTGATGCAGTCGATCGGCCTCACCCAGGGCGGCTTCTACAAGCAGTTCGCCTCGAAGTCCGCGCTCGTCGACGAGGCGATCGCCAAGGGCCTTGCCGACAACATCCGGGATCTGGTGTCCTTGGACGAGGTCGCCGGCGACCACGGAGCGGCATGGAGGTCGCTGGTCGAGTCCTACCTCTCCGTCGAGCACCGTGACGACCCCGGCGGCGGCTGCCCCACCGCCGGCTTCGCCGGCGACACCGCGCGCCACCCCGAGCACAGGGGGACCTACGCCGCGGGCGTCGAGGAGATGGCGGCGTGGATAGCGCCCGGGAACGCGGGGCTGGCGGCCCTGGCCACCCTCGTGGGCGGCATACTGCTTGCCCGAGCCACGTCGGGGACGGGGCTGTCGACCCGGATCCTCACCGCGGTGGGAGAAGCCGCGACGAAGCCCGCCGGAGGACCATCCGCCGACGACGCGCACGCGGCCGCCGCGAGCCCGCCCGGCGCCGTATGA
- a CDS encoding alpha/beta hydrolase — translation MKSDRRENLLSPGAHEVEVDDLGQRYHVYGSGPVCLAVPGGPGVSWESLRAPALETFLTMVYVEPLGSGGSQRLPTHPHGYTRARYTRSLVGLLDRLSLRRVFLLGHSHGGFVAQHTALHHPDRVRGLVLYESAPVTGPEHMAEAAAKVAEFVDRNQDRPGLPEALAGLQAAGSATDDERITAALRALLPVYLAHYWDREETFRELRETITCTYISSLGEDGEPDLIDDRAALPALAVPTLVVAGRYDVICGPRWAEELHALIPGSRMVLLEDSGHLGHLEEPEEFAAAVSAFVHTTPA, via the coding sequence ATGAAGAGCGATCGGCGCGAAAACCTGCTGTCGCCGGGTGCCCACGAGGTCGAGGTGGATGACCTGGGCCAGCGCTACCACGTGTACGGCTCCGGTCCGGTCTGCCTTGCCGTGCCCGGCGGGCCGGGCGTGAGCTGGGAGTCCTTGCGCGCGCCGGCGCTCGAGACGTTCCTGACCATGGTGTACGTCGAGCCGCTGGGCTCCGGCGGTTCGCAGCGCCTTCCGACGCACCCCCACGGTTACACCCGAGCCCGTTACACCCGCAGCCTGGTGGGCCTGCTCGACCGGCTCTCGCTGCGCCGCGTCTTTCTCCTCGGCCACTCGCACGGCGGTTTCGTAGCCCAGCACACGGCGCTGCACCACCCGGACCGCGTGCGGGGCCTGGTGCTGTACGAGAGCGCCCCGGTGACGGGCCCCGAGCACATGGCGGAGGCCGCCGCCAAGGTCGCGGAGTTCGTCGACCGCAACCAGGACCGGCCCGGCCTGCCCGAGGCCCTCGCCGGGCTGCAGGCGGCTGGGAGCGCCACCGACGACGAGCGGATCACAGCGGCGCTGCGCGCCCTCCTGCCGGTCTACCTCGCGCACTACTGGGACCGCGAGGAGACGTTCCGCGAGCTGCGCGAGACGATCACCTGCACGTACATTTCCTCCCTCGGCGAGGACGGGGAGCCCGACCTCATCGACGACCGGGCCGCCCTCCCGGCGCTCGCGGTGCCGACTCTGGTCGTCGCCGGACGGTACGACGTGATCTGCGGGCCGCGATGGGCGGAGGAACTCCACGCGCTCATCCCCGGATCCCGGATGGTCCTGCTCGAGGACAGCGGGCACCTCGGCCATCTGGAAGAGCCGGAGGAGTTCGCAGCCGCAGTGAGCGCCTTCGTCCACACCACCCCCGCCTGA
- a CDS encoding SpoIIE family protein phosphatase has product MGGPEEDGRGSSATGPVAGAEIVVDARGRIVHWSEQAEKLLGYRSSAVSGRPAAEFFVARDRGDGGVAGLPQSGTEAVLRSSGGAGIRCAVRIRPTPAGERGAWSVDLTPVASDAHEVDDATLEALFQESPIGLAVFGPDLRLRRYNPSAENLKGIFTPQSLGLRPSEIWPRSNAASQEPLLSDLLATGKPMIGFEKRGYPPDDPDHEYVFSASAFRLHDREGHVIGFASTAFDITARRLAEERLALLARASGTVGSTLDVMRTGQELADIVVPDFADAAAVDVVDSVLHGREPDPGGNVESDFRRIGLRYSPGVPAAADDRPLGAAVFPFPSSAVDCLTELAPSLGSDEGPPQGDPVGGTIRRNLVVPLCARGVKLGVLAFYRYGRAFDEGDILTANELATRAALAIDNARRYTQEHTIARALQLDLLPSRLPRQSAVETAHRVVAAGAGTDWMDVIPVSGARVALVVGSLKGAGLYAAAAMGRLRTVVHALAALDLSPDEVLARLDALVSRITLERGSGPHGETDQLDGALAGATCLYAIYDPTSGQLTLSSAGHPVPAVAPPDGEPWTTEVPVGGRLGSGHTEFGTVTVDVSRGSTLGLYTPGLLASSGVDEFLGLMAALVSSPGTRTLQILGDKAIGALLPEHPDRDATLLLARTHILGEDQVATWDLPSDPAVVATARTLVDRQLTAWHIDELNFPSQLITSELVTNAIRHGKDPITLRLLRDEALICEVSDGSTIAPHLRHAAISDEGGRGLFMTAELTQRWGTRYTERGKTIWTEQDLPVQG; this is encoded by the coding sequence ATGGGCGGCCCCGAGGAGGACGGCCGGGGAAGCTCCGCAACTGGACCGGTCGCAGGGGCGGAGATCGTGGTAGACGCGCGCGGTCGGATCGTTCACTGGAGCGAGCAGGCCGAAAAGCTCCTCGGCTACCGGTCTTCGGCGGTTTCGGGGCGACCTGCCGCCGAGTTCTTCGTGGCGCGGGACCGGGGGGACGGTGGAGTGGCCGGACTCCCGCAGTCGGGCACGGAGGCCGTCCTCCGTTCCAGCGGCGGCGCCGGTATTCGCTGCGCGGTGCGGATCCGGCCGACTCCCGCGGGAGAGCGTGGTGCCTGGTCGGTGGACCTCACCCCGGTGGCTTCGGACGCGCACGAAGTGGACGACGCCACTCTCGAAGCTCTGTTCCAGGAATCCCCCATCGGGCTCGCGGTCTTCGGTCCCGATCTCCGGCTGCGGCGTTACAACCCCTCGGCGGAGAACCTGAAGGGGATATTCACGCCTCAGTCCCTCGGTCTCCGCCCTTCGGAGATATGGCCTCGGTCCAACGCCGCTTCGCAGGAGCCTCTGCTGTCCGACCTGCTGGCGACCGGAAAGCCCATGATCGGCTTCGAGAAGCGCGGCTACCCGCCCGACGACCCCGACCACGAGTACGTCTTCTCGGCGTCAGCCTTCCGTCTCCACGATCGCGAGGGCCACGTGATCGGGTTCGCCAGCACAGCGTTCGACATCACCGCACGACGGCTGGCCGAGGAGCGGCTCGCGCTGCTGGCACGGGCGAGCGGCACGGTGGGCTCCACACTCGACGTCATGCGCACCGGCCAGGAGTTGGCCGACATCGTGGTGCCTGACTTCGCGGACGCGGCAGCGGTGGATGTGGTCGACTCGGTGCTGCACGGCAGGGAGCCGGATCCGGGCGGGAACGTCGAATCCGACTTCCGGAGAATCGGCCTGCGGTATTCGCCCGGCGTCCCGGCAGCCGCCGACGACCGTCCACTCGGAGCCGCGGTCTTCCCTTTCCCGTCGTCAGCCGTCGACTGCCTGACCGAACTGGCGCCATCACTCGGCTCGGACGAAGGGCCTCCGCAAGGGGATCCTGTCGGCGGGACGATACGAAGGAACCTCGTCGTGCCCCTGTGCGCCCGCGGGGTCAAGCTCGGTGTGTTGGCCTTCTACCGGTACGGCCGCGCATTCGACGAAGGCGACATCCTCACCGCGAACGAACTCGCGACGCGTGCGGCCCTCGCGATCGACAACGCCCGTCGGTACACCCAGGAGCACACCATCGCTCGGGCCCTGCAACTCGACCTGCTCCCGAGTCGGTTGCCTCGTCAAAGCGCGGTGGAGACCGCCCACCGGGTGGTCGCCGCCGGGGCCGGCACGGACTGGATGGATGTCATCCCCGTCTCGGGTGCCCGTGTCGCGCTGGTTGTCGGTTCCCTGAAAGGCGCGGGTCTGTACGCGGCTGCCGCCATGGGGCGACTGCGCACTGTCGTGCACGCGTTGGCCGCGCTCGACCTCAGCCCCGACGAAGTGCTCGCCAGACTCGACGCGCTCGTGAGCCGCATCACGCTGGAGCGCGGCTCAGGACCGCACGGCGAGACCGATCAGCTCGACGGAGCCTTGGCAGGGGCCACTTGCCTGTACGCGATCTACGATCCGACGTCGGGTCAGTTGACGCTGTCCAGCGCGGGGCATCCGGTCCCCGCCGTGGCACCGCCCGACGGGGAGCCGTGGACGACCGAAGTCCCGGTGGGTGGCCGGCTGGGGAGTGGGCACACCGAGTTCGGCACTGTCACGGTGGACGTCTCACGCGGCAGCACGCTGGGTCTCTATACGCCCGGCCTACTGGCATCGTCCGGCGTCGACGAGTTCCTGGGCCTGATGGCCGCGCTCGTTTCGTCCCCGGGCACACGGACCCTGCAGATTCTCGGCGACAAGGCCATCGGCGCACTGCTGCCCGAGCACCCGGACCGCGATGCGACCCTCCTGCTGGCCCGGACCCATATCCTCGGCGAGGACCAGGTCGCCACATGGGACCTGCCGAGCGATCCCGCCGTCGTCGCGACGGCGCGCACCCTCGTGGACCGGCAGCTCACCGCCTGGCATATCGACGAGCTCAATTTCCCGTCCCAATTGATCACGAGTGAACTCGTCACCAATGCGATCCGGCACGGGAAGGACCCCATCACGTTGCGTCTCCTCCGCGACGAAGCCCTGATCTGCGAAGTATCCGACGGAAGCACGATCGCCCCGCACCTTCGTCACGCAGCGATCAGCGATGAGGGCGGGCGTGGCCTGTTCATGACGGCAGAGCTGACGCAACGCTGGGGCACGCGGTACACAGAGCGCGGAAAGACGATATGGACCGAACAGGACCTGCCCGTTCAGGGGTGA
- a CDS encoding sigma-70 family RNA polymerase sigma factor, which translates to MFPPYATAQAGDPTDAQLLSIARDGEVAAVGALIERHRAGMHAVALSLLGNRPDTEDAVQEASLIALRHVADVRQPESVGAWLRMVVRNVCRSRLRSAPPTTPLPDLAVAVAETDPEKVVDRHWTRDWIWQAIDELSPALRMTVMLRHFSPRTPSYEQIAALCGIPVGTVRSRLAEARRKLAQSMAATADSAHADARALARATARDAAATLAAAEEGRFAELVAERWTPDAGYYVGRQRVGDRGFLVRGMAGDLEAGVRQRFVGAVTSRDTTIWEMELVNPPDRPGHCPPAVAWLMSMKDGRMHQLRLFHAPGGGSPDAGTPAA; encoded by the coding sequence ATGTTCCCGCCTTACGCAACCGCCCAGGCCGGCGACCCGACCGACGCGCAGCTCCTGAGCATCGCGCGTGACGGCGAGGTCGCCGCGGTCGGCGCGCTGATCGAGCGCCACCGGGCCGGTATGCACGCCGTGGCGCTGAGCCTGCTGGGCAACCGGCCCGACACGGAGGACGCGGTCCAGGAGGCGTCGCTCATCGCCCTGCGGCACGTCGCCGACGTGCGGCAGCCGGAATCCGTGGGTGCGTGGCTGCGCATGGTCGTGCGCAACGTCTGCCGCTCCCGGCTGCGCTCGGCTCCACCGACGACACCGCTCCCGGACCTGGCCGTGGCCGTGGCCGAGACGGATCCCGAGAAGGTCGTCGACCGGCACTGGACACGCGACTGGATATGGCAGGCGATCGACGAACTGTCCCCTGCTCTGCGCATGACCGTGATGCTCAGGCATTTCAGTCCCCGGACCCCCTCCTACGAGCAGATCGCCGCCTTGTGCGGAATACCGGTCGGGACGGTGCGCAGCAGGCTCGCAGAGGCCCGGCGGAAGCTGGCCCAGTCGATGGCGGCGACCGCGGACTCGGCGCATGCCGACGCCCGCGCGCTGGCCAGGGCGACCGCCCGGGACGCGGCAGCGACGCTGGCCGCGGCCGAGGAGGGACGTTTCGCGGAACTGGTGGCCGAGCGGTGGACGCCGGACGCCGGCTACTACGTGGGGCGGCAGCGGGTGGGCGACCGGGGCTTCCTCGTCCGCGGCATGGCCGGCGACCTCGAAGCGGGGGTGCGCCAGCGCTTCGTCGGTGCCGTCACCAGCCGGGACACGACGATCTGGGAGATGGAGCTGGTGAATCCGCCGGACAGGCCGGGGCACTGCCCGCCGGCCGTCGCGTGGCTCATGTCCATGAAGGACGGGCGGATGCACCAGCTGCGGCTCTTCCACGCCCCCGGCGGCGGAAGTCCGGACGCCGGGACACCGGCCGCGTGA
- a CDS encoding lanthionine synthetase codes for MASGEVYRETAEAAWSWVLDQVREDEGPWLPGTVPDEDGAPAPAADRDSLYAGIAGLAPVLAEIAQYRELNGRERALAAGIVSRLAMASGSTTEPSLYDGLAGYATALRLLASGEEAVPLRRLAELATADGWKSTLGFEKDSDAPLNDIIGGTAGVVLTAVWAKSEFSEVIAAVGGEALLRAADRTPAGLDWGMAPRSQSRMPNYSHGTAGTATALAIAGAALDREDFVEAAARGARHLLSLGSSADGGFVVPHTLPPSSREVEPVTYTWCHGPAGTSHLFTALAHAGVTEVAGLDVGELRQRCLTSILTSGLPERLRPGFWDNDGRCCGTAGVGDVLLDAAQDCLDPEPRQILEQGARTMGDALVERAITDTSGVYWRFLEHRKDPPLLPPGTAWMQGASGIAAYLLRLARFDETGPDAPVVDRPDQWWALPAHLRTWPAGPLGGTSSPLISPGLASGGSRAGRRPSTRSSSPSNSDAFRPAAETDNQDQPLF; via the coding sequence ATGGCGAGCGGTGAGGTGTACCGGGAAACGGCCGAGGCCGCGTGGTCGTGGGTGCTTGACCAGGTGCGCGAGGACGAAGGTCCGTGGCTGCCGGGGACGGTGCCGGACGAGGACGGTGCCCCGGCACCGGCCGCGGACCGCGACTCGCTGTACGCGGGGATCGCCGGCCTGGCCCCCGTGCTGGCCGAGATCGCACAGTACCGGGAGCTGAACGGGAGAGAACGGGCTCTGGCCGCGGGGATCGTGAGCAGGCTGGCCATGGCGTCCGGGAGCACGACGGAGCCGTCGTTGTACGACGGCCTCGCGGGTTACGCGACGGCTTTGAGGCTGCTCGCGTCGGGGGAGGAAGCGGTGCCGCTGCGGCGGCTGGCCGAACTGGCGACCGCCGACGGCTGGAAGAGCACGCTCGGGTTCGAGAAGGATTCCGACGCGCCGCTGAACGACATCATCGGGGGGACCGCAGGCGTCGTCCTGACCGCGGTCTGGGCGAAGAGCGAGTTCAGCGAGGTGATCGCCGCGGTCGGCGGCGAGGCGCTGCTGCGGGCCGCGGACCGTACCCCGGCGGGCCTGGACTGGGGGATGGCGCCGCGGTCACAGTCGCGGATGCCGAACTACTCCCATGGGACCGCCGGGACGGCGACCGCGCTGGCCATCGCGGGTGCCGCCCTGGACCGGGAGGACTTCGTCGAAGCCGCGGCGCGGGGAGCCCGGCACCTGCTGTCGCTCGGTTCGTCGGCGGACGGCGGATTCGTCGTCCCGCACACCCTGCCACCGTCGAGCCGGGAGGTGGAGCCGGTGACGTACACCTGGTGCCACGGTCCGGCGGGCACCTCGCACTTGTTCACGGCACTCGCCCACGCGGGGGTGACCGAGGTGGCGGGTCTCGACGTGGGGGAGTTGCGGCAGCGCTGCCTGACGTCGATTCTCACCTCCGGGCTGCCGGAGCGCCTGCGTCCGGGTTTCTGGGACAACGACGGCCGCTGCTGCGGAACAGCGGGCGTCGGGGACGTCCTCCTGGACGCGGCTCAGGACTGCCTTGACCCGGAGCCCAGGCAGATCCTGGAACAAGGGGCGCGCACCATGGGCGACGCCCTGGTGGAGCGGGCGATCACCGACACCTCAGGCGTCTACTGGCGCTTCCTGGAACACCGCAAGGACCCGCCCCTGCTGCCCCCGGGCACCGCATGGATGCAGGGTGCGTCAGGCATCGCGGCCTACCTCCTGCGCCTCGCCCGGTTCGACGAGACCGGCCCCGACGCCCCCGTCGTCGACCGCCCGGACCAGTGGTGGGCGCTGCCCGCGCACCTGCGCACCTGGCCCGCCGGGCCCCTGGGCGGTACGTCCTCACCGTTGATCTCGCCGGGGCTCGCAAGCGGTGGATCACGCGCCGGCAGGCGCCCCTCGACGCGTTCCAGTTCGCCTTCGAATTCCGACGCATTCCGGCCGGCAGCTGAAACCGATAACCAAGATCAGCCGTTGTTCTGA